The genomic segment CAACTTGTTTGTTTTAAGGTTGTCTGGATTGTTAGCGAGACCTTCAACTACAGTGCAATAGATCGTGCAAAATCAAGAGGCAAAAAATACGCTTTAGAAAAGGTGCCAAAGGTTGGCAAAAAATTTCATCGCATAGGACTACCTCCTAAGGTAAGCCTTTCAAATAGATTTTACAATATTTAATTTCAATGGTATTTAGAATCCTAAATCTAATTCAACTAAAGAAAACTGGACAGAAAAACTATTCTGTTTTACTGTCGAGGATCCTATACTGGTTCCCCATGGTTTGTTTTCTCAAAAAATTCATCACACATTACTTTTTTGAAACTTTGAATCACTGTGATACAGCTTTAggaatacaggcagttcctgtattacaaacatctgacttacaaattactcatagttaagaacagggatgagacaacaggtagTGAAAtaaatctgcccctaggaagcaaaattaactcctgaaagagtcataATGGGGGAAAGAGGTCTCAACTGAAGCCCACTGAAGTCCGCCcccaataaattaaataaacaaacagataaaTAATGCAAATTATGAGTGATTAATTTGCACACTTTGCACATTTTTCTACATCTGGACAATCAAAATTTAGTTCCAGTTGTTTTGAACACAAAATATAGACTATCGGTCCAGCGAAGCAACTTCAATAATTGTACAACTGCTTCACTTTTTAATAATAACCAAGATCTCTAGATTAGCATGGCCCAGCTATTTGAACTTCAGTTCAAGAGCCAAGAGCTGTTATTTCACTTTGGATTTCTTTCATGGCACCAAATCAATTTCTGGTCTAAATGTCTGCTaccaattttgtttttaaatctgttttggaGTTCATTACAAGTTGGTTCAGTctacaaaaatattgaaacaGTAGGTACTTTTAAACTCAATGTTGGTTCTTTCCTAAATGTaggatttattttaaattataggtTGGCTCCTTTCAGCTGTTTGTTGAAGGCTATAAAGAGGCTGACTATTGGCTCAGGAAATTTGAAACAGACCCTTTACCTGAGAATACAAGGAAACAGTTTCAGTCACAGTTTGAAAAATTGGTTGTGCTTGATTATGTCATCAGGAACACTGGTATTTAGTCATTTCTGTTACTTTGGCAAGAGAATGGGATTCTTATATTGTATCTTTCAAATTTAGAGATAAAAGTATATCTGTTCTACAATCCATTTGAAATATTGAGATTTTCAAAATGTATGGATATAAATTAGCAGTTGCTGTGAATGCTAAATTTGTTATTTGGGAGAATGGCCCTACCATATTAGTTTTCTTCAAAAGTTGTGATTGGTCAGTGTTTTCATTTTAGTAGATTAGAGAACATTTGTCTTTGTTACTGAGCTGTATGTATAGGAGTAGAAATATCTATTCCAGGAATGAGACCTCTAAaggtttttgtactacaaatccgATAACTCATTactggctatgctggctgaggCTGCTGAGAATTGTCAGatattttccaaaattttaatTATTTAGTTAAAATACGCTGTTTCGATTTTTGTAAGGCCATTAATTCAGTTCCATTAAATTATGTAGATAAGTACActgtaaaataattaaaaacttaATTTAAGCATACAAAAGAAATTGTAAGGAAGACGTGCAAACTAAACATTGAGCACATGGCTTTGAATACCTTTTTGTCATATGATTAAAATTGATCAAAATCctgccaaaataaaaaaaaaccttaagaaGTTGGTGGAAAGAGAGCAGAGAGGGAACTAAATGGACTTCCCATGGGAGATCGTGCCTCAGTCTGAGAGCAgacacttaggctggatctacattgccatataatctagattatcaaagtagataattcagatcatctgctttaaaattgattatatgagtctacactgcgatataatctagttcaaagcagataatctggattttatatggtagtgtagaagggacctgaaaaGGCTCTTTCCTTAATTCTCACCAACTACATCTATGAAGATGGAAGATCTGAGGAAAAGCCATCCTCTGAAGATCTTTGAATTTAGGCCACCTTTCATAGGGAGAAACAGCCTTTTAACTAATTTGCACACAAGACTGTAAGACTTTAAAACACATGTCAATGCTCTCATGAATACTTCTTAGTGGAAAAAAGTTAAAGGTAGTAGTTCTGTTGTTTGTATAATTGGGCCAGTACTTTGGTAAAACACCTCTAAATTATTCATTTCAAAAATATGCTTCTTATTATAAACACATACATTTCACTAACTGCTTCTTCCTACTTTCTTTGAAGACCGTGGAAATGACAACTGGTTAGTCAGatatgaaaaagaaaatgatgGAATAGACCTTTCTGATAAGGTAAGACAAAAAGATGTTTGTAGTTACACAGTATAGGATAAATGAAATAGTTGGTCTATTCTTGAGCTTTGTCTAGAAATCTGGACTGTGGCATGAGATTCTTTATTTTCTCATCTTGTTTTCTTGCAGACCAGGATTTAACTTGAGTGAAGAATTTACGTTCAGCAGTTTAAGGGAATTGACTGTTTCcatgtgatataataatatatatgataATAACATGATTGTTTTGCTCATTTAATATTTTTTCGGAGCTTGATTATTATCATTTTGATGCAATGATTAAAATGCATGCAATCCCAAGATACAGAAAAATGAGAAGAATATATGCCTTATGCACCTAAATTCTAATTTTCTGTATAAATTCTTCTTCTGATAGGATATCCAGTGGATAAATGATAAAGAATCTATTATCAAAATTGCAGCGATTGATAATGGTCTAGCTTTTCCTTTCAAACATCCTGATGAATGGAGAGCATGTAAGTTTTTTTATGTTGATCACGGTTATTATTAATTAATCACTTAAGTGAATGTAACATCAGTGGTCTTACATATCCATTAATTTCTCTTAACTGAAGAAATAAAGTTTCTTGTTTTATCAACTGGGCAAAGACTCAGATAATGCTTTTTCCCCTAGGACCTCAATGACCTGTTCTCTGACTtgtctataatttatttatttacagtttttatattcctcccttctcaccctgaaggggacttggggtggatcATAGatcacatatatggcaaatattcaatgccattatatacAGACAGGACAGATAGAGGTATACAGTCATTTCTCATCTTTGACGTCCTGGAagttgtgctcgattccggccaccggGGGGAgggagtgctgttgctccatcttccatgttgaagagccctgttcacagacttcttcctttttttaccaTTGCCATTATTCTGATATTTCCTTACGAtgcctttaaaatacctccccatttaagtggtacctatttatcgtctcacagctgttttcgatctgTTGGtgggtgggcagtgagctgagcTGAAGGTCGGGCACTCacccccgacccgggctttgaactacCAAACTTTCAATTggaaagatttattgcagctggtagttaacctgctgtgctaagcccggaTACAGGATAATGCATGGAGGATTCCTGCACTTCCCTTTTTTGGAAATTCCTTTCAAATGTGTTGAATTAATTTCCCCTCTTGAGTTTGAATTAACAGATAAAACTAaggttttggggaaaatgtaAAGAAAGAATGCTTGTATTTGCAGTTAATTTCTAGTTTCTTGTTTTAGTATGTGGGTCATTTCCAATGACTGATTGACAAAACTTCAACATAGCAATAAACACAAAGTATAATTCTTCCATTTATAAAGTATGAAATCTTTTGCCATGACAACAGGGAACTTCAGTTTTTAACTAGAGAGTATAAACAATTTGCATTTCTTGGCATCAGTGAATTGAGCAATCCATTTGAAAGTATTCAACTCAATATAATTGAGAAATGCCTCTTTCACTTTTTCTTCCTAGATCCATTTCACTGGGCTTGGCTTCCACAAGCAAAAGTCCCTTTTTCTCAAGAGACGATAGACTTGATACTTCCTCGTATTTCTGACATGAACTTTGTACAGGATCTTTGTGAAGATCTTTATGAACTCTTTAAGGTAACTTCAAAAATTGGGCAGAATTAGTTAAAGGAGATTATTTCTAATATTTGAAGCTAAGAATGGTCAGCTCTGATTAGTATTTGGAAAGGAAACCACCACTGAATGTATGCTGTATGCAAAATTACCTCTGAGTATTTGTTGCCCAAGAAacctctatgaaattcataaggttGCCATGAGTTGATAggtgatttgaaagcacatatgCACATAGTATTTATCACATGGCAGAAAACCAAAATGCTTGTCTTAATTAGTTATATCAGCAAAGAAATAAGATTAATTGGACCTTTCAAATACacgttttaaaattatttaatacaACATGCTTACAGTCTTTCATTTATGGTGAAAATGTAGATGGCTTTGATATTAACTATGAAACATCGTTTGTTTCCTTTAAAGACTGATAAAGGATTTGACAAAGCTACGTTTGAAAATCAAATGTCTGTGATGAGAGGACAGGTAAGCATGATGTCTATcagtaacttttaaaatattgccattttgagacccctttggggtgataaagcagggtataaatataataataataatatattgagttTTTTAAACTACCGAGAGCTACTATTCAGCAGCTGTTCCAGACTAAATCCTATGCAATCCTATGCAAATATTTCTCGGAATACAAGATTTTACTGTACATTGCATCACATCTTAGCAGTTTTGCCAGGAGCTAATGCACCAAATAACCAATAAtatttctcctgacatgaaactAAATGTTCCTACATGTCTCAAAGACTCATAAGTTCTCTAACAAGTTACTGGACCTTCAAAATAAGAGTATTGAGTGTGTTGATCACCTCATAGTTTATCTAGCATCCTCTTAACTTCAAGCAAATTTAGTTCTGGATTTTCTTGGTTCCAAGGACTGCTGTAATTTCCAGTGCATAGTTTGTTGCTTGTTCTTTGGGTTATTATGTAAGGCTATAAGTGGAAGCCCATCATGTCCATCCTGAACCGGACACTAAACTTGCTAACTTCTTAATatcatatgttttaatctgtttagaTACTTAACCTTACTCAAGCACTGAAAGATGGGAAAAGTCCTCTTCAGCTTGTTCAGATGCCTCGTGTGATTGTGGAGAGAAGTCAAGGTGGAAGTCAAGGACGAATTGTTCACCTGAGCAATGCATTTACACAGACTTTTCATAGCCGAAAGCCTTTTTTTTCCTACTGGTAGAAACAAGTAAATATCTTCATTTTAGCAAGACTTTTTTTGACTGCGTAAAAGTTTCAGAATAATAAGAGTTCTGCTGAATACAGAGTGCTGGACTGCCAAAACCGTGGAACATAAGTTTTGTATTTTTGAATGTAATAAGTTTACAATTTGTTTGAAATTGTGAAAATTTACATCAGGGAAATGAGGAGCTTGTCCTATACTGTATTTTTTATAAACAGTTCAATGTTTTCCTTATTTAAtattaaaaggggaaaaaaataaagtttACAATACCAAAGACTACTTTCGATTAAATTGTAGGAATGAACCGTTCTGTTGCATATAAATATCAGAAATCAAAATCCAATTTCATTTGCTTGAAATTAAGCATGTTTTCATTCCTCTGTTGGAAAGTTACTTTACATTTCATCTTAAGTTACCAAATTGCTACATGAGTTTTTATCGATTTATGTACTCAAGCATCATAAAATTGTTTCTTGATCAGCTGATTGGTACCTGGGATCAGTAATATTATATAAGTATGTGAAAAACTAAGGGCAGGTAGATTTATTCAATTAAGGATCACTTTTGCACTgtataattgaaaaaaaaaactggtttattgcATGAAATGCGTGTACCAGTATATGCTGTTTTGTGTTGCAAGTGGAAGAGACCAAGCAGATGTttccattatttttctctgtAAATGTAAGGCTTGTCTCTCTCCACATGAACTGAGTTATTGACAAAATTAATCAAAACTTCTAACTTGTCTGGAGAAGCAGGCCAACCTTCCTGGCTCTTTTGTCACAATAGACCAGGATGGCATATTCACAGTTCATTTAGTTGTTCTACCTCCTTGCAAAAGAAGCCAAGCAGGGGCAATCAAGCATTATCACATTTTGGATTAAGCCAGAATTGTGATTTTTTCTTAGCACATAAATGGGGCCAGTGCCATAAACCCAGAAGAAACAATTATTTCATAATTTGCAGCACTTACCTCTTCAGTGGATGTGCACATGACATGTTCTGTTTTGTAGTTAGTTGCAATCTGTTACTCACCTTTCCCCTACCTGTGCATAACGTATAATGTGCCATTCATGCTTCATATGTACATTATCTGTGCAGACAGCATTTCTGCTAACAAATGGATTTTTTGAGTGCATCCAATGAGTCTCTAAATCTATACGGGTCCTGGGTTCTTCTGTGGCACTCGCTGTTATATTTGAACATCTTCATGCATCTTTCCATCTGTAAGGTACCTGCTTTACTATTACCATTTTGAGTTGTTGCTTTCCTTTGGGTGAAAAATCCAATTATTGTAGGCACATTGAGTCAATGTTGTTTATGTAAGCTTTGACATACCAATGAGAatttgattcagtggatctataTTAGTGGGGAGTAGCCATTGGATTTTAGGTCTTTGTGTTTTAGGAAAGTGGATAAGTGCATGTTAAATTCCTCTGTTTCTTACTGTGTCTTAAAGTACCTCCAAAGATTCTTTTGTTTGTTGCAGACCAAGTTCAGGATTAGAGTAACACTAGTGAGAATGCTTACACAGCTTGACTCTGGTGATGGTTGTATGCATTTATATAGATATGCTTTAGTCTTGATACTTCTGGTTCATTTTTAGGTTGATGTATTGAGAAAAtgaattaccatatatatatatatattttcttaaagTAAATCAATATTAATGCTGCAGTTCCACCATAATATATATTGAAAGACCATTAATGCTAGTTAAATTGATAATGTGACACCAAAGTAGATAACTTCTATTGCTAACACATTGGTTTTCTCTCTACTGTCTCCTGGATTTAAGTACCGTACCACCTAAAATCTGCAAAGGATTCACCTTGTACATTCCTATCCATTTGTTGTCACTCCTCAGCTGGTTCAATCTATTTTATTGGccttaatgtatgtaaatatcaATGCCAAGGGTAATTTGGGATACAGAAATGAGTAATACGTGCTCTAAACTCAGTGTTGAAAATCTCAAATAATATCTGTAGCAAAAATTGCTTCTATGAGAGTTGTGTTTCATTACTTCTAGTGATGCTGTATCTTAAGCTGCTGAGCAATACTCTTGAGCTCTCCAAATGGGTCTATTTTTAATGATTTGTAAAGTGGTAGTAAAACAATGTAGCATAGTTGGAACAATTGACTTGATATACT from the Anolis carolinensis isolate JA03-04 chromosome 5, rAnoCar3.1.pri, whole genome shotgun sequence genome contains:
- the pi4k2b gene encoding phosphatidylinositol 4-kinase type 2-beta, with the translated sequence MRGLGPPMAVPGPAVAQESPAEEEEDADEELLQLETEPPRVEVSHRAAPGAAVRLSQASSAELDDEGEGGEEEESEPLLGASVRGREGLGAAAHTGIIGCTAEMNCFLDDDPEFGEIMQRVEQAIECGVFPERISQGSSGSYFVKDSKRNTIGVFKPKSEEPYGHLNPKWTKYFHKICCPCCFGRGCLVPNQGYLSEAGACLVDSKLGLGVVPKTKVVWIVSETFNYSAIDRAKSRGKKYALEKVPKVGKKFHRIGLPPKVGSFQLFVEGYKEADYWLRKFETDPLPENTRKQFQSQFEKLVVLDYVIRNTDRGNDNWLVRYEKENDGIDLSDKDIQWINDKESIIKIAAIDNGLAFPFKHPDEWRAYPFHWAWLPQAKVPFSQETIDLILPRISDMNFVQDLCEDLYELFKTDKGFDKATFENQMSVMRGQILNLTQALKDGKSPLQLVQMPRVIVERSQGGSQGRIVHLSNAFTQTFHSRKPFFSYW